The nucleotide window agcccccccaccccaccccggcccccgCCCTTCTACTTTCTGACTCTAAAAATTTGATTCCTCTGTTAGGAGTGGAATCACGCAGTATTTGTCCgcttgtaactggcttatttggCTCAGCATGAGGTCCTCAGGTTTCATCCCCATCAGAGCGtgtgtcagaacttccttccttttaaagactGAGTAATAGGTCATTTTGTGGATCCATCCACCTGTCACTGGATGCCTGAGATGCTTCCACTTTGtgcctattgtgaataatccTGCCGTGAACATGAGTGCACAGATACCCGTACAATGAAtccctgatttcagttctttggggtgcGTGCGTGCCTACctaaaagtgaaattgctggattaaTTCGATGGCTCTATGTCGAGTTTTTTTAAGGACCCAGCACACCGTTCTCCGCCATGGCTGCACCACTTTCCATTCTCGCCAGCGGTGCGGAAGGGCTCCagtctccacattctctccaacacttgttgtcttctgttttgcttatttttgtcattgttgttttgataatagccatcctcaTGGGTGAGAAGTAGGTTCCTATTTGACTTGATAGTTGCTTTTGTAATAGTACCTGGTACACTTGCGGGGGTCGTTTGTCTAGTTCTCCATGGTCCTCATTCACAGGCTGGACACCTTTCCTGGCCAGGGAGCAGCTCGCCTCCTTGTAACTAACACCCAGTGTTTATTGAATGGTCCCTTTCATAGCTCCCAGGACTCTCTGCTCTTGGGAAAGCTCAGTGTCTCACCAGAGTTGCTACAGCTCCTCCTGGATCCTGTCTATCTTTCGTCCCCCGCCTCCCCATTTCTAAGCAGGCAATGCTCCTGCAGCCCCCCTCCCAGAGTAAAGCGTCTCCACGGGAATACCTCGAAGCCTTATCAGGCAGGGAAAATGGTGTACTGCACTCCTACTTGGTTGCTGCCCACACCCGTTTAGTTTTGTTGTCTATTTCTGCCGGCACTCAGCTCTGAGTTAACTGCTGGGCACGTAGTCAGAGATGTCAGAGCTGTGGATCCTCAGACATCGCCACCAGGGTATCTGCTGGGTTTGGTGCCAGaatccatttttctgtttagcaTTTTTCTTGCCGTGACTCGTCTGCCCTGGGAACAATGAGCTGCAAAGCCTGTTTGCAGGGCTCCAGGGTTAAGCCGTACGGGGCTCGGTTGTCTGTGACCCCCTTGCTCTCCCAGCCAGGTCCCGAACCAAGCTCCAGGGACTCTGCTTGGGTGAGCCCCAGCGCCAGAGCCTCAGGCCTGCCCATCCCCTTATGGGCTCTGCTGGGAATCGGGCTCAGCTCTCTTGAGCTGTCGATGCATCTTTAGGTGCAAAATCAGCGCTAAGTGAGCAAGAGGAAATAAAGGGCCATGTTAACATCTTCCTCCGAAGAGCATCGGGGACCCGTTGGAGCGTCCTGACGAGAAGGTGAAGggatccatatttttaaaagagtgttCCCGCTACCGTGGGGAGAGCAGTACGGAGGGGGCCAAGAATGGGCACCTGGCAAGCAGCGAGCAGGGAAGAGGTGGGGTTGGTGACAGTAGGAATGAAAAGAAGTGGATATGAGAGATAACCGGGAGGTGAAATCAACAGGACGTGACGACAGATTCAATGTGGGGATGCGGGAAAGCGAGGGGGCCACTGCTGAATACCAACCAGGTTTCTGTGTTGTACAGCTGGATGCCAGAGGTGCCTCCAGAGATGAGCTACACCggaagaggggctggggtggCTGAGAAGCCATGATACGCCGGCTGGGGGCTCGAGCTCTGGGCTACGCACATGGGCTTGTGGGTCCGCAGCAAactggtggtggggaggagatTGCTCGTCTCCTTGAGATCTCGCACAGTTCGAGAAGACGCGGGCCGGGTCTCGACGATCTCCCCCATTTAACGGCTGGGTGGAGTAGAACGAGCCAGCtaaggagacaggaaaagaatGCCTAGAGAGATGGGAAGAAACCACGGGCTGGTTCTAACTTGAATCCAAAGGAAGAAGACGTTTCAAAGAGAACAGAGTGGCCAGTTGTGTTGAATGCCTTTGAAAGATCAAGTCGGCTCACATACCTTCCCAGGGCTCAATCAGCAGGGGGGATCCTGCCCAAATGGCCTCATCTTCCCCTCCCTTGTGCCACACACCTGCTTGTTGTCCTCCTGAGCACTCGGCAGCTGGGGCTGCAGGcaggtgggctggggggggggggtgttgagcaAGTGCTTTGACCCTTCTGAGCCCAGCCAGAGGAAATCGGCAcgcgaatttttttttttttttacctgtaggATGAATGCGAACTGGGAGACAGATAATGGAGAGTCTACGGGAAGAAGCAAAATGCCCAGGACCCTGAAGAGCCTAGCTTTCAGGGATGTGAGGTGCCAGCCTAGAGGGGAGGGTCTCTGGAGAGCTGGGGGAAATCCAGCAGGCGGGCTAATGCGCTAACTCGGACGATTTGAAAATAAAGAGCATTCCTCTACAGTGGGATATTGAAAATCCCACTGAGATTTCAGAATTTCAGCTATAGTGGCCAAAGAATGTTTCTTTAAGGACTTAGAAGAGCTCAGTAgtatattaattaataaaaaacaataaattattaagtaattaataaaaattaatgagtgaGTGGTAAGAACGCTCAACACGAGGCCCGCCCTCTGAACAAATGTTTACACGCACAacacagaaggagggaagggcGGGGAACAGAAGGAGACCAGCGTCTCTGCTCAGACCCATCTGTGGTGCTGTCTACAGAGTAGGCTGCTCCCCACACAGCCAGGGGTTGGTCCTCAGCTTCCCTGGGCATCTATGCCAGGTCCTGGGCAGGAGGCCCACGGCTCAGGACACTTGGCCTCCGTGGCCTTGCACTGGGTTCTTTGGGACCTGCTCTCTTGAACCCACGAAGAATTGTGGAATATCTCTTCCCAGGCCCTAAGAGCATAGTCCTCACCAAGCCAACGGCTGCTTTTACTTGCGGGAGAAGGAACGGGGATAGGACGGGAGTGGGGGCTGAAACACACTTCTCCGTGGGTCCCTTGTCCCTCTGTGCATGATGTCTTGTAACCTGGGGCACGTCTGAATTTCAgcttcttcacctgtaaaatgggagcagtAATATTTACCTGCATTACTCCTACTCAGAGCCCTTGTAAGGACTGTCACTACCCTTGCACTTAACAAGCACAGAGTTCTCACTACAGAGAGGACTCACTTACACATAAAGCACAGAGAATCGGCAAGGCCTGTGACCCCAGGATACTTTAAggaggacttcctggaagaggcagcGTTTGAGCTAGGAGTCAGCTAGATGGAAAAGGGGATCAGAATGGTGTAGGCCAAGGAAGGAGCACGTGGAAAGATGCAGCGGCGTGACGTCGTGGGAGATACTAAGCTGTGGGTCTGGGGTACAGGGTGAGTGGCCGGGAAGTAGGTAGGTTGGGGGAGGAGCGTGACTCCGCAGGAAGGACTCAGCTAAGTGAGGGAGTGTGAGTCCCATCTTGTTATAGGATGAGAGCAGGTTCAGGAGCAGGAGTGGTGACGTGATCAGAAGCACCTTCTAGAAAGACAGCTGGTTGGAATGTGGGGAGTGGATTGGAGCAGGACGAGCCTAAAGGCAGGGAGGCTGATGGGGACACCAGTGACCTAACCCAGGGGCACTGTGActtgggagaaggggaagggaagggcctCTAGGTACTTGGGAGACAGACTGCGTGTGGGGCAtgtgggagagggaggccagCCCAGATTCGGGATTGGTGGGTGAGGTTGCCCTCCGCTGACACACAAGTGGATCTGGACGAAGCGGTGTGGGGACACACAGTGACTTCTTCCAACACCGGTCAGTGTGTGTTGAGGGCTGTCCGGGTTGGGACATGCTGTCTGGAGCTCAGCACAGGTGTCCACAGCAGCGGCCGACTCGGGTGACATTGACTGACACtggaggtggggggtgcaggcagcagggaggctgggggtgaCGGCAGAGGGAGGGTGACCAGCACAGAGGGATGGAGGGCTGAGTGGgtacgaggaggaggaggagggtccCGGACGGGCGTGTGTGGCCAGGGAGCGGCCAGAGCAGCAGAAGGACCAGCAGGACAGGCACCGCCCAACAAGGCTGCAGGCGGACAGCATGGCACCCCCTCCCAAGGTCCCCTTCCGGAGGGGGTTGTTGTGGGAATCACacccgggtgggggtggggaggagagccgggaggggaggaggaggagagatggTTTCTCCAACACCCACACGGCTTCCTTCCTCGGCCCCCCTTTCCCACGTcctcttctggaatgttctgCCCCCAACCTTGCCTCGGTGGCCTCCTTCTCGTCAGGCCTCAACACAaagctcccctccctgcctccgtgACCCGCATCACTCTCTGACACCGGCTTGTCCGTTTGACGATGGCCTTGTTCACGGCCTATGTGCCtctgggagggagtgggggtgagggggaagcTCTGTTtggtccaccccccaccctcgaCTCCCAGTGCAGCGTTCCCAAGGTGCTCAATAGCGTCGTGTCGAAAGGATGAAGGGAACAATGTCGTCTTTCAGGGACCACGTGTGAAAGGGCCTGGTGAGCcatcccaggccctgcccaggccCGCGTCCACGCCATCAGGCAGGCTCCTTCTGCGGCGgccacgcccctcccccccacccccagccttcccgcctccctcccccccacccccagccttcccgcctccctcccccccacccccagccttcccgcctccctcccccccacccccagccttcccgcctccctcccccatcctgttGTTGGGATGAACCTGAACAGGGTTGTCCTGGCCTTGACTGTGGCTCTCTCACACCCACGCTGGGCGCCGCTCATTAGTCGGGTCGCCCTGCGCCAGCCCCGAAAGTGAACACACCCTCTCCCCAGGCCCATCAATCACTGCCAGCTCCTTTCACGGagcctttcttccctctcccagtGAATGGGCATCAGCGGAGTGTTCGGCGGATGTGCTCAGAATTATTCGCTTGGGGTTCCTTCCCTGAGTTTTATGAGGCTCtgccctggatttttttttttttttcttaatttttttttcatgtttacttttgaaacagagagggacagagcgtgagcaggggaggggcagagagagagggagacagaatccgaagcaggctccaggccccgagctgtccgcacagagcctgacaccgtgcttgaacccatgaaccgtgagagagcactagtgggagaggggcagaggaagagggagagagagaatcccaagcaggctccacacttagcacagagccccacgtgggacttgaactcacaaactgagccgaaatcaagagtaagatgcttaaccgactgagccacccaggcacctgactggtatctttataagaagaagaaattgggggagcacctgggctcaggatctcatggttcatgggttcaagccccgcgtcgagctctgtgctgacagctcggagcctggagcctgtttcggattctgtgtctccctctctctctgcccctcccccactcatgctctgtctccctctgtgtctcgaaaataaataaacattaaaaaaattaaaaaaaaaaaaaagaaattaggacacagacacacacagagggaagacacagggggaagacagccatctataaaCCAAGTTGGGAGGTCTCGGCCCCCTCAGcctgtgatactttgttatggccGCTCTAGCAACCTAACACAAGGATCCCCCCCCTATGGGGAGACTAGCTTGGATTTTccgggtgggcccaatgtaatcacaagggtccttgcaagtgaaggaggggaaCCAGAGGGTCCAAGAAGGAGAATGGTGTCAGAAGTACAGGTCAgactgaggggggtggggagtctgAAGATAGAGGAAGGGGCCAGAAGCCAAGGGACGTGGGGGCCTCCAGAAGCTGGCTACAGCAAGGAGCAAAATCTTTCCCTAGAGCCCTTCAGAGGGGATGCAGCCCTacctaacaccttgattttagccctaTGAGATCCATTTTGGACTTGGGACTTCCAGAATGGTAACATAGTAAGTTtggatttgggttttttgtttgtttgtttttacagcagCAACAGGGAGCTAACACATTGTCCAATAGGCACTTAGACATACGGGTATAGGTGTGGGGAGTCACAACACACAGAGTAATTGAAGCCATTGTGAACAAAGAACCCGTTTGGAGAAGCGTGTGAGTGAGGACAGTTGAGGTCTAGGCAAGAACCTACAGAGACCAGCATTCCAGGACAGGACAGCTCACACGGCCGTGTCTCTGACGGGGGCACGTGGTCCATGCTCTGGGGATTGAAATGCTGGGCTAACGGCCACTCCCGAGGCACAGGTCCAGAGGTTGTGTCTGAGAAGGGGGTCGGAGAAAGCGAGGGACTAAGGGCCAGGCGGCGAGTCAGACGACGGTCACCATAGTTAGAATCCTATGTccctccccttccaggcctccttCCCGTGCGGCCCTGCAGGAAAATGGCCATTATTTGTACCCACGCTTCTTTATGGATAGAAGGTGAGACCAACATGATTACCAGAGAGACTGCTGGCTGTCACTTTTGACGCTCATGCTGGAGAGCCCTGCTGGGCAGTGGGGGGTGGCCCTTGCTCAGCTTTCTCCTTGGTAGGAGACCTGATTGGGAGCGCCCCTCCTTCCGGCACCTACGGCACAGTCCCTCGGGTACAGCAACCCCCCACTGGCGATCTGAGGGAGCAGACAGCACAGGGCCAGGGCCTGGCTCAGCTCCCATAGCCCCCAGAGCCATGCACAGCAGTCTGCTTAGACAGAAGCCTCCGATGGGATGGGAAAGAACCGGCCATATCCTGTGGGTGCTAAGGGCACGGGCTCAGGGATCTGGGGTGGAGCAGGAAGCGGGACCTGGATGGGTGGCCACTGGTTTAGCAGGGACAAGGAGGGACCAGTCCCAAGGCTCACCAGGGAGTCCtcgctagtctttttttttttttttttttatgtctttattttcttttgagagagagaaacagagcgtgagcaggggaggggcagagagagggagacacagaatccaaagcaggctccaggctctgagccatcagcacagagcccgatgcggggctcaaactcacaaactgcgagatcatgacctgagccgaagtcggacgctcaaccggctgagccactcaggggccccatgGAGTCCACTCTAGTCTTAAAGGAAGCAAGGAGGatctttctttggagaaagggcGGGCAAGCCCCCAGCTTCCCTCCCTGCAGAAAGCCGCGGAGCTCAGCAACTGTGCTTCCTGGGAAAGTGATACTGGCTGTTGACTTAGATCCTTGTTAGATCCTTCTCAGCACTCAGCAGAAGAGCCTGGCCTGGGAGGTACCAAGGCCACCCTGTTGTGACAGCACCACCTCGTGCCAGCGGCCGGagacccccatccccaccccctgcacttGTGCGTGGCTCGTAGGAGATGCTCAGAACGCTGGCTTCTTTCCTGGCTGGTGGCTCCGTCTGTCTGTCCTCCTGGTGCCTGGCCACTTCCCTGCTTGGCGTTCTGGGCCCCTGCTGGGTGTGTCCTCCCCTCCTGTCTCCCAACCCCAGCTGCACTCCTGCTTTCCCTGCCTCGCAGCCCAGAGCCCACCACAGCGACCCTGGGGGTCTCTGGAGAGCTGAATGGGGGGCAAGGGGTGTAATGGGTGTCGCCTCAGGAACCAGGCCTTCTGGATTTTAATCCTGGCTTGCTGCTCCTAGCTTGGTGTCCCCGTGCCTCACTTATCTCACCTGTGAGATGGGGTTGATGATAAGAGTAGCACCTGAGAACAGGGTCTTGGGAAGGATTGGGTCAGTTTCCGGCATGCAGTTAGCACCCAAGAAATGTCCTTTATTTTCCGCCTGggtccttcctctgctcttcaGAGACCCCGCTCCAGAGTGTCCTTGCCAACTGCACTTAcccgctccccctgccccttctcagAGCCCTCCCCTGACGCACCCCACGGCCCGGAAGCTTCACCAGGCACATGCTCGGGCAGTCCCCTCATGCACACCTCATATCAGACACGTTCAGGGGTTGTGGGTGTAGTTTTCCAGTCACCTCTGGAGATAGTGACAAAGTGATGGGCGTggggggggagcagggacagGCGGGGACGAGGTGTCGTGAGTCTGGCGATGCTGCAGGAACCGAGAGAGGAATCCATCACTGCGTGTTCATCCAGACCCAGAGCCGGCCTTTCTTCTCCCGTTAAGGACAAGGCAGGCAGGACATCAAAGACACGGTGAATCTGGTGCGGGGGCCAAGTAGCAGAGGGCCAGGTTGTAAGACCCAGAGAAGCAGAAGAGGCTGGGccgggagggaggaagaaggacttaggaggcagagggaggccaCGTGCCCCCTTCCTGTGCTCGCTGTCCTGAGTTCACGGCGACGTCGACAGGCTGACCCCCAGGTCGCCGCCTGCCTCACCCTGGCCCCGCTGATTCATCCCGGAAGGTTCTTTTCCCATATCTCTTTTTGGTCTCAGTGATGGGCTTGTGGGGAAAGAAAGAGTCAGGAGCGTTCGCTCTGTCTGCGACCTCAGCGTCTCAGAGAGGGGCTATCAGCtcctggcggggggcggggggggggggcggcgaggaCCCGTGGGGACAGTCTTGGGACTCCGGGTGGGACAGAATGAAAACACAGGGGACACCGAGAAAGAGCGCACGATTCAACATTACATCAGTTCCTTTAAGGACtcagattaaaacaaaatctcCCGAACAGAACAGCTGTGGGTGGAAGGGTACGGTCCGCGGAGCAGAGACACGTGGATGCCGGTCCCGTCCTCCGATCCACGGGCACCGGAAGAGTCTCGGTGGAGATGCTTTCCCCCAGAAATGCGGCGCGTGGCCTGGGCCACATTCCAGACCAGCTGCGCAGACGCCCCAGCGTCCCATGCGGCGATGGCCTTTGGCAAAAGCCCCTCAGCGTGATGCTGGCATGTTCCCTGGTCCATGCCCATGTGCGGGGATCCCAGTGGTGATGAGTGATGCACGGGGGATGTTTCCTCATTATTCTTGCTGAGATGCTAGCTTAAGGGGCAGGGCGCGTGGGCAAGCATTGCTGGAAACTTCCAGGTGAGTCCAGACCTTGGATACTTCCTAGAGTCATGGCTGCCCCCAGACTCCCAGCAAGATGTACACAACAGTAGCCTCCGCATGGGCCTCTCTACCACAGCTGCGCCCAGACCACGAGCTTTGGGGCGGACGTAGGGAGACACAGGGAGTGTGGATTCCCAGTGAGCGAGCTGAGAGCCCGTCCTGTTTACTCTCACGTAAGAAAGCATCAGGGGAGGTGAGAGTGATAGTATAGGGCCGCTGCGGAATCTGCATTCAGGCCAGAGAAAGGCGGGTAGATGGTCTGTAAGCCCTGTCACTCGAGGCACTAGAACGACAGTTAAGGACAAAGCACTTGCAGTGCACCCCAGACGGGACTTGACCGCCTTATGCAGGGGACAGTTCAGCTAGAGGACCTGGCTACGCTGTCCGAATGAGACACATGGTCGTTTTGGGTGAAGCCCCAAAGGCCACAGGCCCCCCAAGTTCTGGCTTCtcaggtgggtggggcaggggtggcccCCTGGGACAGGTACCTGCCTCCATGGAGTTTCCCATGATGCAGAAGGAACTAGGTGAGGTTCTGACTCTGCATCTGGAACTACCACAGAGGATGGAAGTACTGGAggcttgttggggggggggggttgccatGGTGACAGGGGAGCAGGGCCCAGAAACCCTAGAGAGGCTGCCCTCCCTTCATACCTCGTTATCCGTGCTCTCCACTGGACCTCTGGCCCGGCCCAGGGCAGCCTCCTGGTCTGTCACCTAAGAGCCTCTGCTCACCCTAAGCCCCAGATTTGGGGAGCGCTTACCTCATGGGTGCTCTCTGCTTGGTGGACCCCCTGGAAACCCCCTTCCAGTCTGTGGCCTCATCGTGGCCCCTGGAGAGGCTGCACTAAGGCAGATGGGAAGCAGGTGGGAAGCAGGCCAAGAGGCAGGAAGTTGCCGTGCAGTTGCCTAATTTCGTtaagctccctcccctcccccgtcccccacctGGACTTTTGCCCCCCAAattgcctccccctgccccccgccccctttgCTAGCTCTAGTCTTTCCTGTTGTCCTCCATTCCAATGGCACAGTCCCGCAATCCCTCCGTCCTCTCCCCTGTCTGGGCGAGATGCCCCCTCTGTGTTCCTGCACCTGCCACGTTTCCCCCATAGCGCGCCCAGCACGGGTGTTGCAGCCGCACCTCGGCCTGGCCATATGTCTCGCTTTAGAATGAAGTTGTCTGGCCGGTTGTCTGTCATCCCAGGGCCTGGCCCCGGAGAAGGGCGCCCAGTAAATGTTCGCTCCTTCGGTGGCTATAGGCAGGGAGACCAGACATTGGGATTTTTCTAAAGCAaatcctctctctctggaaaCCCACAGACCGTTCAGGTGCGGTGCATGGTCTTTGGTCCTCGATGGAGGTGAAGGACAGAACAATCTTACAGAATCCCTCTGCGGTCTCTGTCTTGCTGTCCTAGAATTAGGGGTGGGTGGGGCCGGGTAGACAGGGGGAAAGGGGGAGTCAGGGCAACATGCACTTTTGCTTGGCTAATTGTCAAGTTCACAGGGGAGCTAGAAGGTCAAACTGTGGCACCCCCAGTCCAGCCCACACGGCCTCTGATGTAAAAACTCTATAAGCCGGAGTTAAATTTCCTCAGCTGGCTGACTCCCAGCGCCTTTTctggggtcgggggaggggggacgcGCCTTCTTCCAAAGCGTTTCTCCCTGGCCACCCTTAGTGTTCACTCTTCGCCGTGTTTTATACATGTGACTCGTCTCGTCTCTTGAAATGCCAATCGGTATCTTGCCCACAGAGAGAGCTGGGGCTGGTGAACACAGGGAGCCAGACCAGTCTTCTGGCTCTTCTGTGAGGGACCTCTACCAGTCAGTTCGGGTGCAAATGGGCGAATCCAGCTCAGGCACTCAGAGGGACCTCCACCGGTCAGTTTGGGTCCCAGAAGGGTGCAAATGGGCGAATCCAGCTCAGGCACTCAGATGCAGAAACAGGAGGCTCTCCTTGGGGCACGGCCTGGCCGGAGGAATTTCCCAACATGCATAGCGCTCTGCGGAGAGAGTTAGATGGCTGGTACCTGGatgcaggagcagggagggagtgaGCCTTGAAAGGGGATGCCTGCAGCCAGCGTCTAAGGGGAGGCAGGGCAGTTACAGAGAGCCTAAATGAGACACAGCCAGCAGCCCCCTCCAGCTGCACTCGGAGCCCTGAGCTCTTCCCCGCAGGGCCAGGAAGAGGCTTCGCTGGTCTGCTTTATGGCTAACCCCACCCCCAAGAAGATGGGGATGTTGATGTCCTTGTCAGATCTCCTCCCGGTGAGGGGGCGGGGCGACAGGGAGAACAGAGCTGTTGGCCGCCATCAGCGATTCAGGAAGAAGGACTTGAGGCCCTGGAAGAAAACGGacttctgtctctgcttctgtttctttttgatgATGGGCACCCACACCAGCCCGCACACCAGCATCATGAGTCCCAGCGACAGGAAGGCGGGCCCTATCATCTTAAGGACCTTAAGGCTGTTGTTGCCCAGGTGCAGGGTGTAGGCCAGGCAGGTGATGACCACGCCGAAGAGCAGGATGGCGCCCCCCACCGACATGATGACGATGGGCTTACGGTAGATTTCCCAGTTACTCCTGGGGGTGGCGGTCCAGACAGACTCACTTCTGGAGCTGATGCACAGGGAGCTGGCGGTCTGGCTGGGCAGCAGGTCCTTGGATTCCGGAGACTTCTCCTCG belongs to Acinonyx jubatus isolate Ajub_Pintada_27869175 chromosome E1, VMU_Ajub_asm_v1.0, whole genome shotgun sequence and includes:
- the PIRT gene encoding phosphoinositide-interacting protein, which produces MEALPRALEVEEKSPESKDLLPSQTASSLCISSRSESVWTATPRSNWEIYRKPIVIMSVGGAILLFGVVITCLAYTLHLGNNSLKVLKMIGPAFLSLGLMMLVCGLVWVPIIKKKQKQRQKSVFFQGLKSFFLNR